In one Nocardia tengchongensis genomic region, the following are encoded:
- a CDS encoding LysE/ArgO family amino acid transporter, translating to MAIGAQNAFVLRQGIRGEHVLPVVAVCIGSDVVLMTLGVAGFGAIVDSAPMVMTVAKYAGAAFLLGYAALAAKRAWSASALSAGGGAPLALGAAVATCLAVTWLNPHAYLDTVVLLGSFANTYATPDRWFLTAGAIAGSLIWFLSLGFGARLLAPVFAKPQAWRVLDSLIALVMTGLAVGLLVS from the coding sequence ATGGCGATCGGCGCGCAGAACGCCTTCGTGCTGCGTCAGGGGATCCGCGGCGAACACGTCCTGCCGGTGGTCGCGGTGTGCATCGGGTCCGACGTCGTCCTGATGACGCTCGGCGTCGCCGGCTTCGGCGCGATCGTGGACTCCGCGCCGATGGTCATGACCGTCGCGAAATACGCGGGCGCGGCGTTCCTGCTGGGCTACGCGGCGCTGGCCGCCAAGCGCGCCTGGTCGGCCTCGGCGCTGTCCGCGGGCGGCGGCGCGCCCCTCGCGCTCGGCGCGGCCGTCGCCACCTGCCTGGCCGTCACCTGGCTCAACCCGCACGCCTACCTGGACACGGTGGTGCTGCTGGGATCCTTCGCGAACACCTACGCCACCCCCGACCGCTGGTTCCTGACCGCGGGAGCCATTGCCGGCAGCCTGATCTGGTTCCTGTCACTCGGATTCGGCGCGCGGCTGCTGGCCCCCGTCTTCGCGAAGCCGCAGGCGTGGCGGGTGCTGGATTCGCTGATCGCCCTGGTGATGACGGGTCTCGCCGTCGGTTTGCTGGTGAGCTGA
- a CDS encoding LysR family transcriptional regulator ArgP yields the protein MELQLDQLRALDAVIGEGTFDAAARKLNVTPSAISQRIKALEDAAGRILVQRTKPVQPTDSGLAVLRLARQIQLLTGDTARELGEAHQPADRPVVIPIAVNADSLHTWVVAALGRATAAERPGAGLCFEIHREDEEHTTRLLRDGTVMAAITSTAAPVQGCTVRRLGAMRYRPMAQPGFARTWFPDGANAKSFAHAPVVLFDRKDDLQFRLVRHYTRKPVDPPRHYIPSSAAFNDAVQAGLGWGMIPDLMIRPEDDLVPLDDKVFVDVPLYWQQWRLDSPALTLVAATIAEAAQGALL from the coding sequence GTGGAACTCCAGCTCGACCAACTACGCGCCCTCGACGCCGTGATCGGCGAGGGTACCTTCGACGCCGCCGCCCGCAAACTGAACGTCACGCCCTCGGCAATCAGTCAGCGCATCAAGGCCCTCGAGGACGCGGCGGGCCGCATCCTGGTGCAACGCACCAAACCGGTGCAACCCACCGATTCCGGGCTGGCCGTGCTGCGCCTGGCCCGCCAGATCCAGCTGCTCACCGGCGACACCGCCCGCGAACTCGGGGAGGCGCATCAGCCCGCCGACCGCCCGGTGGTGATTCCGATTGCCGTGAACGCCGATTCGCTGCACACCTGGGTGGTCGCCGCACTGGGCCGCGCCACCGCGGCCGAGCGGCCCGGCGCCGGGCTCTGCTTCGAGATCCACCGCGAGGACGAGGAGCACACCACGCGCCTGCTGCGCGACGGTACCGTGATGGCGGCAATCACCTCCACCGCCGCCCCGGTCCAGGGCTGCACGGTGCGCCGGCTCGGCGCGATGCGCTATCGCCCGATGGCACAGCCCGGCTTCGCCCGCACCTGGTTCCCCGACGGCGCGAATGCGAAATCGTTCGCACACGCGCCCGTGGTGCTCTTCGATCGCAAGGACGATCTGCAATTCCGGCTGGTGCGCCACTACACTCGCAAACCGGTGGATCCGCCGCGGCACTACATCCCGTCCTCGGCCGCGTTCAACGACGCGGTGCAGGCCGGATTGGGCTGGGGCATGATTCCCGACCTGATGATTCGTCCCGAAGACGACCTGGTTCCGCTGGACGACAAGGTTTTCGTGGACGTCCCCCTGTACTGGCAGCAGTGGCGGCTGGATTCACCCGCCCTGACGCTGGTCGCGGCCACCATCGCCGAGGCCGCGCAGGGGGCCCTCTTGTGA
- a CDS encoding DUF4333 domain-containing protein: protein MRKLTAALVLTFTPLLAVGCSVSTGSGSVSKSDVQAKAGSFYKDKSHEDAKSVSCEGSLAAKVDATQTCTATAADGQNWVIDTKVTKVDGSDVYYDLTFADAYVAPDDVASTIADTYKQKFGSSPQSSTCNGLLRGATGASIRCVVTEVDGTRWGFTAKTTNVEGSKVNYDMIVDDKPLP, encoded by the coding sequence ATGAGAAAACTGACAGCCGCTCTGGTTCTGACGTTCACGCCGCTGCTCGCCGTGGGCTGCTCCGTATCCACCGGTTCCGGCTCGGTGAGCAAGAGTGATGTGCAGGCCAAGGCCGGCAGCTTCTACAAGGACAAATCCCACGAGGACGCGAAATCCGTGTCCTGCGAGGGCAGTCTGGCCGCCAAGGTGGACGCCACCCAGACCTGTACGGCCACCGCGGCCGACGGGCAGAACTGGGTGATCGACACCAAGGTCACCAAGGTGGACGGCAGCGACGTCTACTACGACCTGACCTTCGCCGACGCCTACGTGGCCCCCGATGATGTCGCGAGCACCATCGCCGACACCTATAAGCAGAAGTTCGGCTCGTCCCCGCAGTCCTCCACCTGCAACGGACTGCTGCGCGGAGCCACCGGCGCGTCCATCCGCTGCGTGGTGACCGAGGTGGACGGCACCCGTTGGGGATTCACCGCCAAGACCACGAATGTCGAGGGCTCCAAGGTCAACTACGACATGATCGTCGACGACAAGCCGCTACCGTAA
- a CDS encoding Gfo/Idh/MocA family oxidoreductase, which translates to MSPITVGLAGTGRIGTSHAETLATLPGVDRVIVTDTDSERARVTADKLEVEFAPDIEALFAAGIDGLVVTTATDSHPALITAAVDRGIPVFCEKPIAADILGTLTVVEHVERSKVPVQIGFQRRFDAGYRAARAAIAAGELGWIHTVRATTLDPAPPPADYIPRSGGLFRDCGVHDFDIVRWVTGREVVEVYATGANRGERCFADSGDVDTAAVVLRLDDDCLATVSLSRYNGAGYDVRMEVLGSTGNAIVGLDERAPLHSVEPGYPPSALPAYPGFMDRFHSAYVEELATFLGVIGGQIANPCPPADALEAFYIAEACELSRHQGRPVRLADIRR; encoded by the coding sequence ATGTCCCCCATCACCGTGGGCCTCGCCGGCACCGGCCGCATCGGAACCTCCCATGCCGAGACCCTCGCGACCCTGCCGGGCGTGGACCGGGTCATCGTCACCGACACCGACTCCGAACGCGCCCGCGTCACCGCCGACAAGCTCGAGGTGGAGTTCGCACCCGATATCGAGGCGCTCTTCGCCGCCGGGATCGACGGCCTGGTCGTCACCACGGCCACCGACTCGCATCCGGCCCTCATCACCGCCGCCGTCGACCGCGGCATCCCGGTCTTCTGCGAAAAGCCGATCGCCGCCGACATTCTCGGCACGCTGACCGTCGTCGAACACGTCGAGCGCTCGAAGGTGCCGGTGCAGATCGGTTTCCAGCGCCGCTTCGACGCCGGGTACCGCGCGGCGCGCGCGGCCATCGCGGCCGGCGAGCTGGGCTGGATCCACACCGTGCGCGCCACCACCCTCGACCCCGCTCCGCCGCCCGCGGACTACATTCCGCGCTCGGGCGGCCTGTTCCGGGACTGCGGCGTCCACGATTTCGACATCGTCCGCTGGGTCACCGGCCGCGAGGTGGTGGAGGTATACGCCACCGGCGCCAATCGCGGCGAGCGCTGCTTCGCCGACTCCGGCGATGTCGACACCGCCGCGGTGGTGCTGCGCCTGGACGACGACTGTCTGGCAACTGTCTCCCTGAGCCGCTATAACGGCGCCGGCTACGACGTGCGGATGGAAGTGCTGGGCTCGACCGGGAACGCCATCGTCGGGCTCGACGAGCGAGCCCCGCTGCATTCGGTGGAACCCGGGTACCCACCCTCGGCGCTGCCGGCCTATCCGGGCTTCATGGATCGCTTCCACAGCGCCTACGTTGAGGAACTTGCCACCTTCCTGGGCGTGATCGGCGGGCAGATCGCCAATCCGTGCCCGCCCGCGGACGCGCTCGAGGCCTTCTATATCGCCGAGGCCTGCGAGCTGTCCCGGCATCAGGGCAGACCTGTTCGTCTGGCCGACATTCGCCGCTGA
- a CDS encoding S-(hydroxymethyl)mycothiol dehydrogenase, whose amino-acid sequence MSQIVRGVVARSKNAPVEVTEIVIPDPGPGEAVVRVQACGVCHTDLHYREGGINDEFPFLLGHEAAGIVESVGEGVTDVEPGDFVILNWRAVCGSCRACRKGKPQYCFDTFNAAQPMTLTDGTPLTPALGIGAFAEKTLVHAGQCTKVDPSVSPAAAGLLGCGVMAGLGAAINTGGVSRGDSVAVIGCGGVGNAAIAGAKLAGATTIVAVDLDERKLEWATGFGATHTVNAAKEDAVERVQELTDGFGADVVIDAVGRPETWKQAFYARDLAGTVVLVGVPTPDMTLEMPLIDFFSRGGSLKSSWYGDCLPSRDFPYLIELYKQGRLDLDGFVSETIALDEVEAAFTKMHHGDVLRSVVVF is encoded by the coding sequence TTGTCCCAAATTGTGCGCGGCGTTGTCGCACGCTCGAAGAACGCTCCCGTGGAAGTCACCGAGATCGTGATCCCGGACCCGGGGCCCGGCGAAGCCGTGGTGCGGGTCCAAGCCTGCGGCGTCTGCCACACCGACCTGCACTACCGCGAAGGCGGCATCAACGACGAATTCCCCTTCCTACTCGGGCACGAGGCCGCCGGCATCGTGGAATCGGTGGGCGAGGGCGTCACCGATGTGGAGCCGGGCGATTTCGTCATCCTGAACTGGCGCGCGGTCTGCGGTTCGTGCCGCGCCTGCCGGAAGGGCAAGCCCCAGTACTGTTTCGACACTTTCAATGCCGCGCAGCCCATGACGCTGACCGACGGCACGCCGCTCACCCCGGCCCTGGGTATCGGCGCGTTCGCCGAGAAGACCCTGGTGCACGCCGGGCAGTGCACCAAGGTGGACCCGAGCGTCTCCCCGGCCGCGGCGGGCCTGCTGGGCTGCGGCGTGATGGCGGGCCTGGGCGCGGCCATCAATACCGGTGGCGTGAGCCGCGGTGACTCGGTCGCAGTGATCGGCTGCGGCGGAGTCGGCAACGCCGCCATCGCGGGCGCCAAGCTGGCGGGCGCGACCACCATCGTCGCGGTCGACCTCGACGAGCGGAAGCTGGAGTGGGCCACCGGTTTCGGCGCCACCCACACCGTCAACGCCGCCAAAGAGGATGCGGTGGAACGGGTTCAGGAACTCACCGACGGCTTCGGCGCGGACGTGGTGATCGATGCCGTGGGCCGCCCCGAGACCTGGAAGCAGGCCTTCTACGCGCGCGATCTGGCGGGCACCGTGGTGCTGGTCGGGGTGCCGACCCCGGACATGACCCTGGAGATGCCGCTCATCGACTTCTTCTCGCGCGGTGGCTCGTTGAAGTCCTCGTGGTACGGCGACTGCCTGCCCTCGCGCGACTTCCCGTACCTGATCGAGCTCTACAAGCAGGGCCGGCTGGATCTGGACGGGTTCGTCTCGGAGACCATCGCGCTCGACGAGGTCGAGGCGGCGTTCACCAAGATGCACCACGGTGACGTGCTGCGATCGGTGGTGGTGTTCTGA
- a CDS encoding TfoX/Sxy family protein, which translates to MAYDEELADRIRDSLGPEVAHVVEKKMFGGLAFLVGGNMAVAASGQGGLLVRADPDAAAALLRAGAVEPMEMGGRKMTGWLRVTAATVTDDDTLDEWVRRGVDFAKTLPPK; encoded by the coding sequence ATGGCATACGACGAGGAGCTGGCCGACCGCATCCGGGACTCGCTGGGGCCCGAGGTGGCGCACGTGGTCGAGAAGAAGATGTTCGGTGGCCTGGCATTTCTGGTGGGCGGCAATATGGCCGTCGCGGCCAGCGGCCAGGGCGGGCTGCTGGTGCGCGCCGATCCGGACGCCGCCGCGGCGCTGCTGCGGGCGGGCGCGGTCGAGCCGATGGAGATGGGCGGCCGGAAGATGACCGGATGGCTGCGCGTCACGGCCGCGACGGTCACCGACGACGACACGCTCGACGAGTGGGTGCGCCGCGGGGTCGATTTCGCCAAGACGCTGCCACCGAAGTAG
- a CDS encoding glutamate--cysteine ligase, which yields MKTPPTVGVEEEFLLVDPRTGAPVGKNADVARTAADLGLDLQLEIMRCQVETSTRVHTDTTELLQELRELRRGAAACAEKNDALLLAVAVPPTLPDELAITSTPRYHRIAASFGRLAQEQGLCGCHVHVAVPDRAAALRVSNFLRPWLPLLLALTANSSIHRGVETGYASWRHILWRRWPSAGPPPYFASVGEYEAAVESMLALGVILDRKMVYWDVRPSSTFPTVEVRVSDVPATVEESALLACLVRGCAMTARTTDPVPRIAEDTLRAAYWRSAHGGLDGAAIDPVDGHAVLVRELLDRLVELIRPALEQLGDLGFVTEGLAALLERGNGARRQLNAFRARGDLSDVVSELAEATLFSCR from the coding sequence GTGAAAACCCCGCCTACGGTCGGTGTCGAAGAGGAGTTCCTCCTCGTGGATCCGCGTACCGGCGCGCCGGTCGGCAAGAATGCCGACGTCGCCCGGACCGCCGCGGATCTCGGCCTGGACCTGCAATTGGAGATCATGCGGTGCCAGGTCGAGACCAGCACCCGCGTGCACACCGACACCACCGAACTGCTCCAGGAACTGCGGGAGCTGCGCCGCGGCGCCGCGGCCTGCGCGGAGAAGAACGACGCGCTGCTGCTGGCCGTGGCCGTGCCGCCCACGCTCCCCGACGAGCTCGCCATCACCAGCACGCCGCGCTATCACCGGATCGCCGCGAGCTTCGGCCGCCTCGCCCAGGAACAAGGTCTGTGCGGCTGCCACGTGCACGTGGCCGTCCCGGACCGGGCCGCGGCCCTGCGGGTGAGCAACTTCCTGCGACCCTGGCTGCCGCTGCTGCTGGCCCTGACCGCAAACTCCTCCATCCACCGCGGCGTCGAAACCGGTTATGCCAGTTGGCGTCACATCCTGTGGCGGCGCTGGCCGAGCGCCGGGCCGCCGCCCTACTTCGCCTCTGTGGGCGAGTACGAGGCGGCCGTGGAGTCGATGCTGGCGCTGGGCGTGATCCTGGATCGCAAGATGGTCTATTGGGATGTGCGGCCCTCCAGCACTTTTCCGACGGTGGAGGTACGGGTCAGCGACGTGCCCGCCACGGTGGAGGAGTCCGCGCTGCTGGCCTGCCTGGTGCGCGGGTGTGCGATGACGGCCCGCACCACCGACCCGGTGCCCCGGATCGCGGAGGACACGCTGCGCGCCGCCTACTGGCGGTCGGCGCACGGGGGCCTGGACGGGGCCGCCATCGATCCGGTCGATGGGCACGCCGTGCTGGTTCGGGAGCTGCTGGATCGGCTCGTCGAGCTGATCCGGCCCGCGCTGGAGCAGCTGGGCGATCTCGGCTTCGTCACTGAGGGGCTGGCCGCGCTGCTGGAGCGGGGCAACGGAGCCCGCCGTCAGCTCAACGCTTTTCGTGCCCGCGGCGACCTGTCGGACGTGGTGAGCGAACTCGCGGAGGCGACGCTGTTCAGCTGCCGCTAG
- a CDS encoding MBL fold metallo-hydrolase, whose protein sequence is MMAHIDHTVTVGTFSLDGETFDVDNNVWVVGDDLECVVIDAPHNVEAILDVIGTREVKAILVTHAHDDHVRVAPELSRATGAPILMHPDDLVLWQQTHPDIAPDGELSDKQIIAVGGTELHVLHTPGHAPGSVCFYSPDLGAVFTGDTLFHGGPGATGRSFSDFGTIVESIADRLLTLPPETLVHTGHGESTTIGAELPQLEEWRARIG, encoded by the coding sequence CTGATGGCGCACATCGACCACACCGTCACCGTCGGCACCTTCAGCCTCGACGGCGAGACCTTCGACGTGGACAACAATGTCTGGGTGGTGGGTGACGATCTGGAGTGCGTCGTCATCGACGCCCCGCACAATGTCGAGGCCATTCTCGATGTGATCGGCACCCGCGAGGTGAAGGCCATCCTGGTCACCCACGCGCACGACGACCACGTCCGCGTCGCGCCCGAATTGTCCAGGGCCACCGGCGCTCCGATCCTCATGCACCCCGACGACCTGGTGCTGTGGCAGCAGACCCACCCGGACATCGCCCCCGACGGGGAGCTGTCGGACAAGCAGATCATCGCGGTCGGCGGCACCGAGCTGCACGTGCTGCACACCCCGGGCCACGCGCCGGGCTCGGTCTGCTTCTACTCCCCCGACCTGGGCGCGGTCTTCACCGGCGACACGCTGTTCCATGGCGGTCCGGGTGCCACGGGCCGGTCGTTCTCGGATTTCGGCACGATTGTCGAGTCGATCGCCGACCGGCTGCTCACGCTGCCGCCGGAGACCCTGGTGCACACCGGACACGGCGAATCCACCACCATCGGCGCGGAACTCCCGCAGCTGGAGGAGTGGCGCGCCCGCATCGGCTGA
- a CDS encoding amino acid-binding protein, with product MRQTEIHALACEVCGRLPHPKRTRMALAKLAAVFPVELALHALVIHFELPYLATVSILAVTATILVIWVVEPGAMRYLSRWLHAPELRHRHRLDSAERLWRIRVRLDDKPGRLELLAKHLADRRANILAMHVHHLENGVLDELVVSTPAEVLPQRLTHAVARAGGVAIGIWPASALTLVDGQTRALGLAGRVAADPGELPLAIAELLGAQYLPDPDPARVPGGTLLETAASGDLGAMTFLRTGEPFTPAEVARAHRLIDLAVVTARQA from the coding sequence ATGAGGCAAACCGAGATACATGCGCTGGCATGCGAGGTCTGTGGTCGTCTGCCCCATCCCAAACGCACCCGCATGGCCCTGGCCAAGCTGGCAGCGGTCTTCCCGGTCGAGCTGGCGCTGCACGCCCTGGTCATCCACTTCGAACTGCCCTATCTGGCAACGGTGTCGATCCTCGCCGTGACCGCGACCATCCTGGTGATCTGGGTGGTCGAGCCCGGGGCCATGCGCTACCTGAGCCGCTGGCTGCACGCCCCGGAACTGCGGCACCGGCACCGTCTCGACAGCGCCGAGCGACTGTGGCGCATCCGGGTGCGCCTGGACGACAAGCCCGGCCGATTGGAGCTGCTGGCCAAGCATCTGGCCGACCGCCGCGCCAACATTCTCGCCATGCACGTCCATCACCTGGAGAACGGCGTGCTCGACGAGCTGGTGGTCTCGACGCCCGCGGAAGTGTTGCCGCAGCGCCTCACCCACGCCGTCGCCCGGGCGGGCGGGGTGGCGATCGGCATCTGGCCGGCCTCGGCGCTGACCCTGGTCGACGGCCAGACCCGGGCGCTGGGCCTGGCCGGGCGGGTGGCCGCCGATCCCGGTGAGCTGCCCCTGGCCATCGCCGAACTGCTGGGCGCGCAATATCTTCCGGATCCCGATCCCGCTCGTGTCCCCGGTGGCACACTGCTCGAGACCGCCGCATCCGGGGATCTCGGGGCCATGACGTTCCTGCGCACCGGGGAGCCCTTCACCCCCGCGGAGGTCGCCCGCGCCCACCGGCTCATCGACTTGGCCGTGGTCACCGCCCGGCAAGCCTGA